TCGTATTCCGCATCATCTTCTTTCCCGCTTCGGCTGGCCTGGGCTGCGGCTTGGGCCGCCTGGGCAAGGCGCCATGTCACGCCTTCATCTGCCACACCTTCCAGGTCCTGAGCCGCATCCGCGATCTCGGCATTCAGTCCCTTTGCCGCGCTGAGTTTTGCGAGCTCTTCGGCCACGGTCATGCGGGCCATATCGGCATCGCCGGGGGTGCGGATACACGGGACAATTGCCACATGGCGCGAAGTAAGCAGGTTATCAAGGGCATCCGGACCAAGTGCGCTGAAAATCTTTTCACGCAACACGTCGCTCCCCTCGTGTCCGTGACGCAGAATCAGGTCCCGAAAAACAGCATGATCCGCGTCGTTGCAGGGCAAACTTTCCAGTCCGTTTTCAAATTCCTCCGCGACCTCGGGCGTACAGATCAACGCAGCAAGGATCACCGTTTCACGCAAATGATCGGTAATCTGAGCGTCCCCGGCCGCCAAAGCAGATGTTTTGGTGCTGGCCATCGGTACGGGGGGCGCCTGCCAACCACGTCCGGTTTGCCACCTGCGCTTTTGACCGGCACCGCCGCCCCGTTTGGGTCGGAACAATTCCCACCGCATGTCCTTGATGGCCTGGCCGTAATGCTGACGGATCGACGGGTCCTGGATCAGCTTGATCTTGTCGCGCAGCGCCTTGTCCAGAGCCGCCTTGCGCTCCGGGCTGTCAAACGTCTTGCCTTCAGTTTCGCGCTGCCACAGCAACTGAACCATGGGCATTGCATCTTCCAGAATTTTCTGCAGCGCGCCGGCACCTTGCGCCTTGAGCAGATCATCAGGGTCCAGCCCGTCCGGCATCAGGGCAAACCGCAACGACTTTCCGGCCTCAAGCGCGGGCAACGCCAGATCAACAAGGCGCATCGCGGCGCGCAGCCCCGCCTTGTCTCCGTCCAGCGCAATGATCGGCTCGTCCGCTATGCGCCAGAGCATGGCAAGCTGGTGTTCGGTGACGGCCGTACCCAACGGGGCCACAGACGCGCCAAAGCCATGTTCGGCCAGCGCAATGACATCCATGTACCCTTCGGCCACGATCAGGGGCTGACCCTTGCCCGCAGCCGTCCGGGCCGGGCCATGGTTGTAGAGGCTGCGGCCCTTGTCGAAAAGCTCTGTCTCGGGCGAGTTCAGGTACTTGGCATTGTCATTGGGGTCCATCGCCCGCCCGCCAAAGGCAATGCAGCGCCCACGTGCATCGCGGATGGGGAACATGATGCGGCCCCGGAACGTGTCGTAGGGTTTGCCACCTTTCTGGGACGGTTTGCCAAGGCCGGCGCCAAGGATCAGTTCGTCTTCAACCCCCTTGCCCTTCAGCACATCCCACAGCCCCTGCCAGGCATCGGGGGCAAAGCCGATCTCCCATCGGTCCTGTGCAGCAGGATCAAGCCCTCGCCGTTCGAGATAGTCGCGTGCAGGTCCCGCGGCACCCGTTTTCAGTTGCAGGCGAAAGTGTTGAACGGCCATCTCCATGACGTCCGCCAATTGGGTACGCTTGTCTGCCTTTTCCTGAGCCCGCGGGTCGCGCTCGGGCATTGGCATCCCGGCTTCACCGGCCAGGATCTCAACCGCCTCCATGAAGCCCACATTTTCCGTTTCGCGCACAAAGCTGATGGCGTCGCCCTTGGCGTGGCACCCAAAGCAATAATAGTAGCCCTTGCGATCATCGACGTGAAAGCTGGCGGTCTTTTCGTGGTGGAACGGGCACGGCGCCCACATGTCACCCTTGCCCTGATTGGACTTGCGCGCATCCCACATGACTTTGCGACCGACAACCTGTGTCAGCGACAGGCGGGTCCGCAATTCATCCAGAAATCCAGGGGGCAGGCTCATGCCCTGTAATATTGGGGGTGCTGCGCCGCGAGTCGAGTCACTGCTGCAAGCAAAGTTCGTTCCACGCGTCCGACAGGCTTTCCTTGCGGATCACCCTGCGCTTTTGCTCATACACCCATGGGGCGATCAGCGGGATGGCGTTGTTGTACTTTTCCGGCCACTCTGGCGATTGCGCCAGAATATGCGCCTGTACGTCCCGTTCATCCACACGGTCCAGTCGGGCCTGCTGTACGGCCGCGACAACCTGGGCCTGCAAGGCACAGGTTTCTTCCTTGGTTTCCTGCGCCAGCGCAGGTGCCGCGCCAATGGCAAGAACGGCAGCAAATGCGAAACGGATCATGGACGGGCTCCACTGGATAGAATCAGTTCGCAGTGTTTTACCCGCGCGTCGCAACGCTTGCCATGGCCCTTTCCAGATCGTGAAGCAGCGTGCCAGCCATCGATCGGAAGACCATCAATAAAAAAGTGTCGGCACCAATGCGCGTCACGGACCCTGTCATGTGCTGGATTTGCGTGCGGGCGGTATGTCCCCGCTTGAACCTGGCCGCCGACAGGTCAAGCGGCACCAGGCGTGCAAGAACATCCTCCGCCTTCACGCCCTCCAGCGTGACCGTGGTCCACGCGTCGGTCTGGTCCGTCATCGCGGCGTAGGGGATCAGGGACGCATCAGCTGTCGACCCGGCAAGCAGAACCATGTCGCGCCCGAACCAAATGGCCCGCGCGCCTTCCTTTCCGGTGGCGCGGTTCGGGGCGGGCCACTTAATACCCTGAGCCGTCTTGAATGCGTCTGCAATCTTGGCTCCGCCCAAGGGCGCGATTGAGGTCAACGTGCCCAGGGACACTTCGGTTACCGTACAGGTGCCAATGGTCAACGGGGCCATTTTACCAAGTGGGGTCTTTGCGATCAGCTCAGCCACGGGTCCTGCCCCCTTCCTTGTCAAAGAACACGGGATCACACAGTTCAACCCGGGTTTGGATCCCACGTACATGATCCACCATGTTCAACACCTCGCCATGGCGTGCCAAACCATCGGTAACAAACGCGAGGCCGATGAAATGCTCCAGCGTCGGCGAAAACCCGACGGACGTGACATAGCCCTGGTCGTGGTCGGCCACAGGCTCTTGATTGTCCGAATAGATATGCGCGCCCGCCGTCAATTGCTTGATCGGTCCGACGGGCTTGATACCCACCAACTGGCCGCGTCCGTCTTCGACCAGACCGGGCCGCTGCGCCATGGCAGCACCGACAAAGTCCTTTTTGTCCGACAGCATGCGCGCCATACCAATGTCTTGCGCGGTCACCCGGCCATCAATCTCGGCGTGGGTGATGAACCCCTTCTCGATGCGCAGCACATTCAGGGCCTCCATCCCATAGGCCGCACCACCCAACATCTCAGCCCGAGCGACAAGCAAGCGGAACAGACTGTCGCCAAAGCGCGAAGGCACTGCAATCTCGTAGGCATGTTCCCCTGAAAAGGAGATGCGAAAAAGCCGTCCGGTGACACCCTGGACAGTAACCGGGCCACAGGACATGAAAGGCCAGGTGTCATTATCGATGGGGTCGTCCAGCAGACCATTCAGCAACACGCGTGACTGCGGTCCAGCGACCGCAAACTGTGCCCATTGCTCGGTCACCGAAATTATCCGCACATCCCATTCCGGCTTCAGCGCCTGGGTCACGAATTCCAGATGCCGCATGACCTGCCCGGCTGCCGCAGTGGTCGTCGTCATCACGTAATGAGTATCGCCCAGCCGTGCGGTCGTGCCGTCATCCATGACGTGCCCGTCTTCACGCAGCATCAAACCATAGCGTACGCGCCCTTCTTTCAGGGTCGAGAACATGTTCGTATAGACGAAATCCAATAGCTTTGCGGCGTCAGGCCCTTGAATGTCGATCTTGCCCAGGGTCGACACATCGCAGATGCCAACGGCATCGCGAACCCATCCAATTTCGCGATCACAGGATTGGCGCCAGGAGCGTTCGTCAGGCAACGGGAAGTACGAAGGGCGGTACCACAGTCCCGCCTCGATCATGGGTGCGCCTGCAGCGACGGTTGCCGCGTGACTGGTCGTCTTGCGTTCCGGGGCGAACCCCTTCCCTTGCGCACCTGCGCCCAGGGCGGCCAGCGCGACCGGGGAATAGGGCGGGCGGAATGTCGTGGTTCCGGTGTCCGGTATCCCGCGGCCGGTGGCGTCCGCCAAAAGCGCCAGCGCCGTCACGTTCGAGTTCTTGCCCTGGTCGGTGGCCATGCCTTGCGTTGTGTAACGCTTCATATGCTCGACCGACGTGAAATTCTCCTGCGCCGCCTGCTTGATGTCCTTGACGCTTACGTCGTTCTGGAAATCCAGCCACGCGCGTCCCTTCCCGGGGACAGCCCACAACGGCTCGACCCTGTAGGGCGTGTCATCTGCCTGCGGCAAGGCGACGTCGGGCACGGTCATGCCAAGCGCCTCCAGACACGTACCCGCAGCGGTGATACCTTCGGCCAAACAGGCAGCGCTGGAAAATACACCATTGCAGGCGCCTGCTGTCTGCATGCCCGGGATCGCGCCGGGGCTCGGAACAAAGCTTGCGAGGGTCGCGTCCCATGCAGGGCGCCCGTTCATGTGGCACGTCAAATGTACCGTCGGGTTCCATCCCCCCGAAACTGCCAGACAGTCCGTCACGAGCCTTTCCGTCCCGGCCGCAGTCTGGACACTGATTGCTTCAACGCCCTTGCGCCCCTGGCTGCCCGTCACCATCGCCCCCGCCATCAGGCGATAGTCGCCCAGCGCCTTTGCGTCGGCACGGCTGTCAATCACAGCGGCGATGTGGATCCCTGCGTCTTGCAGGTCCAAGGCCGTGCGGTGGGCATCGTCGTTGTTGGCAAAGACGGTGACCGCCTTGCCCGGGCTGGCGCCAAACCGGTTGAGGTACGTGCGGACGGCACCCGCAGCCATGATGCCGGGCCTGTCGTTGTTTTGAAAGGCGATATGCCGTTCAATTGCGCCTGCGGCCAGAACCGTCCGCCTTGCCACGACACGCCAGAACGTTTCCTTGACCCCGCCCTGCGGCACCCCGTCAACATGGTGAGAAACGCGTTCCAGCGCCCCGAATGTTCCACCATCATGTGCGCCGGTGACTGTTGTACGTGGCATAAGCCGGACATTGTCCAATGCCGCCAGCTTCGTCACCATCTCGGCGGCCCAGTGCGCGCCGGGCATACCCCCGATCTGCTGGGTCTCTCCATTCAGCCGTCCGCCCATGCGGCTGTCTTCATCCGCAAGGATCACCTGCGCCCCGGCCTGCGCAGCCGTCCATGCCGCCATCAGACCCGCCGGGCCAGCCCCAATGACAAGCACATCGCAAAAGGCATATGCCTTCTCGTAGTGATCCGCGTCTTGCCGATCCCCCAGCGCGCCCAATCCTGCAGCCCGCCGGATCACCGGTTCATACACTTTTTCCCAAAACGCGCGGGGCCACATAAATGTCTTGTAGTAGAACCCGGCGCCCAGAAAGGGTGCGGCAAGGTCATTGACACTCAGCAGGTCAAAGCCAAGCGACGGCCACGCATTCTGGCTGCGCGCGTCCAGACCGTCATACAATTCCTGGACAGTGGCCCGCACGTTGGGATCTGTGGCCGAACCACGGCCGATGGTCATCAGCGCGTTAGGCTCTTCCGATCCTGCGGTCAGAACGCCGCGCGGACGGTGATACTTGAACGACCGCGCCACGTGGCGCACGTCATTGGCCAGCAGCGCCGACGCAAGCGTATCTCCCGCAAATCCACGGTAAGTGTTCCCATCAAAGCGGAACGACAGGATGCGCGACCGATCAACGAGGCCCTTGCCTTCTACCCTCATCCTTTGCCTCCGCGCACAAGGACAACATCCTTGATCTCGTGGGTTGATACGTTGCGCGTGACCTTCAACCACGCGCCGCAGCCGGCCTCATGGCACCACAGCTCCTCCAGATCACCGGACGGGTTTTCCCGCAGGTGAAGGTACGTATCCCACGCCGCTTCGCCTGCGTCAGGTGCGGGTCGCTCCAGCATCACGGCAGCCCCCTGATAGTAAAATTCGCGCCGGTCACGCTCACCACAAATCGGACAGTTCAGTCGCATCAGACGCCTCCGCCAAGGTGCAACATCCACCCCTTCTCTGTTTCACAATACGCTCCGCCGGAGGCACCCGTCATTCCAATCCCTCCCTAGTGCAGATTGTGCTGCGACCCGGTCGCTTCTTCGTCCATGATCCCGCGCCCGGTGCGGAACCGGTTCAGACGATGGCGCATTGTGGTGGGGTGGGGCGTGCCTGTGGCCAGCAAATGAGCAAAGGTATGCCCCGAAGCCGGTGTGGCCTTGAACCCGCCATAACACCAGCCGCAATTGACAAAGAGCCCGTCAATATGGGTCTTGTCGATGATGAACGAACCGTCCGGTGACATGTCCATCACCCCGCCCCAACTGCGCAGCATCTTGGCCTTGCCAATGATCGGCATCAGCGTCATGGCCGCCTCTGCCACGTGTTCGACCAGCGGAAGGTTCCCGCGAGAGGCATAGCTGGCGTACATGTCCAGATCGCCACCAAAGACGAGCCCCCCCTTGTCCGATTGACTGATATAGAAGTGGCCCATGCCGTAGGTCACAACGTGATCAAGACAGGGTTTCAGCCCTTCGGTCACGAAAGCCTGCAAGACATGGCTTTCTATTGGTAGACGCATCCCGGCCATCGCCGCCACCTGGGACGACCGTCCAGCGGCCACCATCCCCACCTTCCTGGCCCGAATGGGCCCCCTTGTGGTTTGCACACCTTTCACGACACCGTTTTCGACGTCGATGCCGGTGACTTCGCATTGCTGGATCAGGTGCACGCCACGATCACTGGCCGACCGGGCAAAACCCCAGGCCACCGCGTCATGACGGGCCGTGCCACCGCGCTTGTGATAAAGCCCGCCGTAAATCGGAAACCGGGTTTGGTCGAAATCCAGAAACGGCAACAGCTTTTCGACGCCTGCCCGGTCAAGCATGGCCCCATCGTCGCCCTGCCCGCACATCGCATTGGCCCGCCTTACAAAGGCATCGCGTTGCCCATCCGAATGCACCAGATTGATGATGCCCCGTTGCGAATGCATGACGTTGTAATTCAGGTCCTCTTCCAGGCCCTCCCACAGCTTCAACGAGTGGGAATAGAACTCGGAATTGCCGGGGAGCATGTAGTTGGCGCGCACGATGGTGGTGTTACGCCCGACATTACCCCCGCCCAGGTACCCTTTCTCAAGCACTGCGACATTGGTAATGCCATGAACCTTGGCAAGGTAATGTGCCGTCGCCAGGCCGTGGCCTCCGCCACCGATCAGAACGATATCATATTCCGGCTTGGGCTCAGGACTGCGCCAATGCGGCCCCCACCCCTTGTTGCCGGTCAGACCTTCTTTCAGGACCTTCAGCCCAGAAAAGCGCATGCGCACCTCCGCCTTGTCACGGGACCACCATCACCATCCCGTCGGGTGTATCAAGGACACAAACACGGTCCGATGCGCTTTTCGACATGGGCTGGTCTGCGAGCGACCGATTGCGCACCTCACGCGGTTTTGCCTGTTCTGAAACATGATTTTGGCTTCCAATGGCCGCATGACGTTACTTCGACATTTCCTGGCGGGCGTTCTGGCCTTGCTGCCCATCCAACTTGCTGCGCAACCGGCCGACTTTGTGTCGCCCTCCATCGTCATTCTGGGCGACAGCCAGATCCCGTTTGGCTCGGGACCGGTCTTCCTGGAGTTTTTCGAAAATATCAAAACCCATTGCCCCCCCACACCCACGCAGGCCGCCAACCTCGAGGTCCTGGCTGACATGAAGGTCGCTGTGATCGGCGTGCGTTCCACGTCGCTGCATTCGTGGACAGCCAAAATGGGCAAGGCCAAGGGGGCAATCTGCGATGTCGATCCCAAGTGGAAGGTCAACGCCGGCACCTACGGGTTCATCAACACGACCGGCAACAAGTACAAGCAGATCGGCAAGGGCGACGCCTACCAGTTCTGCGAGATGAAGCAGTCGGCGTTTCAAACCATGTTCCGCCCCGGGTATTACGAACCCAAGCTGATCCTCCTGTCCTTTCTCGGAAATTCGGCCAAACGGTGGGCGGACGACTATGCCAAGGCGGTCGCTGACGTGGAACAGATGAACGCCCAATTGCCCGCCGGCGTGCCGTGCATCTTCATGACGACAGCGCCCAGCTACTCCAAGAAGATCACTGATCTGCGGCTGAAGGCGCAGGCCAACGTCAAACGGGCCTTTGCCGAAACGGGCAGCCAATGCAGCTTCATCGAAGGGGCAACACCCGAAACCGTGGCCGCCAACCAGGGCAACAAGAAATACTTCCGCCTGTCAAAGTCGGGCAAGGTCAAGGACCCATATCATCCGAACGAAAGGGCGGCCAAAACCTTCTTCATGATTGCGATGGATGATATCTGCACGGCCGTGTACGACCAAATCGACGCGGCCATGCCGGACCTCGCGGCGCGCTGACTCCGTTCATCCTATCAGTTTCAAGAAGTCCCGGGATTTCAGGCAAAGCCCCAAAGTTCACGGCACCCGCCCACTGGACGGGTGCGACAAATGACGTGGCGCCCCAGCGCCTCCTTTGGTCCATGTACTTCTACAGCCCTTTGGCACGATAACTGTCGGCGACCTTTCCGATTGCGACCAGATATGCGGCTGTGCGCAGATCATCCACATCCCCGCGCTCGTGCCAGACAGACGCCATGGACTGGTATGCCGCACGCATTGTGTCATCAAGGCCCGAGCGCACCAGTTCCAATTCATCCGCACCGCGCAGGTACTTGTCCTTGAAGTCCGGCGTCATCGACCAGGCGTCGCCCAGATGGCGGCTCAACCGCTCCAATTCGTCTACGACCAGCTGGTGGCGGGCTTCTTCCTGGCGTCGTTGCATCCGGCCAAAGCGGATATGGCTGAGGTTCTTGACCCATTCAAAGTAGGACACCGTGACACCACCTGCGTTGGCGTACATGTCCGGGATGATGACTGTCCCCTTGTCACGCAGGATCGCGTCGGCACCGGCAGTCACCGGACCATTTGCGGCCTCGATGATCAGCGGGGCCTTTATCCTGTCCGCATTGGCTAGGTTGATCACGCCTTCCAGGGCGGCGGGCACCAGGATGTCGCAGTCCATCTCAAGCACGGTTGCGCCATCTTCGACATAGGTCCCGTCGGGATAGCCGGCGACACCGTCATGGCTCGCGATCCAGTTGCGCACCGCATCGACGTCCAGACCCCGCTCATCGACCAATGCGCCGTCACGCTCGATGATGCCCACGATCTTGCAGCCATCCTCCCCTGCGAGGAACTTGGCCGCGTGGTACCCCACATTGCCCAGACCCTGCACAACGACGGTCTTGCCATCCAGAGTGCCGGACATACCGGCCTTCTTGACGCCCTCCGCATCGCGGAAGAACTCGCGCAGCGCATATTGCACACCCCGACCGGTGGCTTCGGTCCGGCCTTGAATGCCGCCCGCATTGGTGGGTTTGCCGGTCACACAGGCCACGCCATTGATGTCGGTGGTGTTCATCCGTTTGTACTGGTCCGCAATCCACGCCATCTCGCGCTCGCCCGTGCCCATGTCCGGGGCGGGCACATTCTGGGCCGGGTTGATCATGTCGCGCTTGATCAGTTCGTAGGCGAACCGCCGGGTGATCAGTTCAAGTTCGTGTTCGTCATATTCACGTGGATCGACATGCAGGCCGCCCTTGGAGCCCCCGAACGGCGCTTCCACCAGCGCGCATTTGTACGTCATCAGGGCCGCCAGCGCTTCGACTTCGTCCTGGTTCACGCCCAGCGCAAAGCGGATGCCGCCCTTTACCGGTTCCATGTGTTCGGAGTGGACGGAACGGTATCCGGTAAACGTCTGGATCTGACCGCGCAGGCGAACACCGAAACGAACAGTATACGTCGCGTTGCACACCCGTATCTTTTCCTCAAGACCCGGCGGCAGGTCCATCAACGCCACCGCACGGTTGAACATGATGTCCACGCTTTCACGGAAACTTGGCTCGTTGGGGGTGCTCATCCGGGATCTCCTTCTTCCGGTTCGACTCAGGTCGCGCGAGTCTGTGGAACCAGCCTATGACGGTTCGGTTAAGACGTGCGACTTTTTTGTGCGCATTTGAAATGTCGTCCCGATTTAGCCCAATTACTTAACAATCCGTAAACAGTACCCAATACGGTGACGGATTGATGAAAATGCGGTCAAAATCTCCACACAGCTTTCCTGCTTTTGCCCGATTTCAGCCACATTCCGGCGCCACACCAATCATCGGACGAAAAGGCTGTTGAAGCCTGTGATGACCAAAAAACAACAAGGTGCTTGATGCCAATGATGTGGACACGGAAATTGACGACGAAGGCTGGGCTGAAGAACAGCGTCGCCGGATTTGCGCGCGACGAGTCTGGGTCCATGACCATTTTCGCCGTCGCAATGTTTTTGATGATGATTTTGGTTGGCGGTATTGGCGTCGACCTCATGCGCAACGAAATGGAACGCACACGGATGCAGGCCACGGTCGACCGGGCCGTCCTCGCCGCCGCGGACCTTGATCAACCGCTGGAACCCGAGGCTGTCGTACGCGACTACTTCGACAAGGCGGGCATGAGCAATTATCTCAGCGCGGTCACGGTGGAACAGGGATTGAACTTCCGCACCGTTACGGCCCAGGCCAACATGACAACCACCACGCAGTTCATGCACCTGATGGGTGTCAGCGAATTGCCGGTACCCGCCATTGGACAGGCCGAAGAACGGGTGTCCAACGTCGAAATCTCGATGGTGCTCGACATCTCGGGTTCGATGGGTCGGGACAACAAGATGGAAAACCTGCAGGACGCGGCAAAAACCTTTGTCGACACGGTTATCAGGGATGAAAACGAAGATCTGATCTCGATCTCGCTCGTTCCCTATACGGCGCAGGTAAACGCGGGCTATGATATCTTCTCGCGGATGGAAACGCAGCATCGCCACAACTATTCTTACTGCATCGATTTCGAAATCGCCGACTTCTCCGAAGCCGGGCTCGACCTCGACAATCAATACGAGCAGATGCAGCACTTTGACGAAGGCTGGAACTACTCCAACCCCGTCAGCAATCCCGGTTGCCCCAAGCGCAGCTACGAGGAAATCGTGCCGTTCAGCCAGAACGCGACGACCCTGAAGAACACGATCGATGACTACCGCGCCCGCGCGAATACCTCGATCCACCTTGGGATGAAATGGGGCGTGGCTCTGCTTGACCCATCGTTCCGCCCGATCACCCAGGATCTCGCGGGTCCCGACGAAAACATCGTCGACGACGCGTTTGGCAACCGCCCTGCGTCCTATTCGGATCCGGAGACACTGAAAACAGTCGTGCTGATGACGGACGGCCAAAACGTGGACACCACGCGCATCCAACCGTGGTACTACAACAGCCCGTCCGAGTACGCGCACTGGAACCGCTATCCGTTGCACTGGTACCTGAACAACTATGTACGGGGCAGCTGGAACAACTGGCGCTACACCAAGTACACGTCCGGCCAGGCCGACGCGATGCTCGAAGACATCTGCGACGCAGCCAAGGCTGAAGGCATCGTGGTGTGGTCCGTGGGCTTCGAGGTGACCGACTATTCGGCTGGCGTCATGGAAAACTGTGCGTCCTCGCCCAGCCACTTCTTCCGGGTGGAAGGCGTCGAAATCACCGAAGCCTTCGAGGCAATCGCCAAGCAAATCAACCAACTGAGGCTGACCCAATGACACTCAAGATCAAATCATTCCTGCGTCGGTTCCGTCGCGAAGAGGATGGCCAGATGGTGGTGGAATTTGCCCTCGCGGTACCACTCATGTTCACCCTCTTCATGACCTCGGTCGAACTCGGCATCTATTCGGTGCGCCAGGGCTTCCTGGACCGGGGACTGGACATGGCGGTACGCAACGTGCGGCTGAACACCGGCTCCAACTATAGCCATAGCGACATCAAAAACATGGTGTGCGAGTATTCGGGCTTCCTTGAGGATTGCGACAGCCTGCTGAAACTGGAGATGAAACCTGTCTCTGCACGCAGCTTTGCCGGCTTCCCTAACTCGCCCGACTGTATCGACACGTCGCTCGAAGTGACCCCATCCACCACCTTTGTGCACGGGGCCGAACACCAACTGATGATGCTGCGGGCATGCTACAGTTTTGATCCTGTCTTCCCCCTTGCCGGGATGGGCCGGTCGTTCACCAAGGACGGCGCAGGTCGGGTCAAGATGGTCTCGATGTCCGGATTTGTGCAGGAGCCAAGCTGATGAAACGCCTTATCAACACCTTGCGGGCCTTCCGCGACGAGGAACGGGGCAGCCTGGCGGTGGAAACCGTCCTGATCATCCCCGTCCTCTTCTGGGCCTACCTGTCGATGTTCGCGATCTTTGATGCGTATCGCCAGCACTCGATCAACCAGAAAGCCGCCTACACGATCGGTGACATCATCTCTCGCGAGACGACACCGCTGGACGGTGACTATATGAACGGCACACGGGAGATCGTTGCGTACCTGACGGCCAACCTTGAGCAAAACGTGGCTGTACGGGTCACCAGCGTCAAGTATGACGCGAACGCTGACGAATACAAACGTGACTGGTCAGAAGCCCGCGGTTGGCACCCTGCGCTGTCCAACAAGGACGTCAACAACCTGCGCATCCATCTTCCGGTCATGCCACACAACGAGCGCGTGATGGTGGTCGAGACCTTTGTCAAATACGACCCGCCGTTCGCGACAGGCCTGCAGGAGCGTGAGATCCAGAACTTTGTTTTCACGCGTCCCCGCTATGCACCCCGCGTGCTGTGGGCCGTCGAAGGGGCCACGCAAGGGCCCTAAGCACGTCAGTCTGACGATCGTTCTGCAATCATGGCCGAGAGTATCTCGGCCATGAATTTTGCCTGGTGACCGGGTGTCATACCACCAACACCAACACGGTTTCCCAGACGCCACCAAAGACCCGGCCGCCATGCGCGGCCGTTCGATGCTTGAAGGCGCAGCAAGAAGCCGTTGGACGGTTTGAACGCAAACATGCCCCGGTCGATGGAGAGTATGTCTTCGGTGCGCGCCACAAGCGCGCCTGAGCTGTCGCGCAGTTCTTCAGGCGTCAGTTCCAGCGTGAGGGCCGTGGCCCGGCGCATCTTTTCCGCGATCCAGATCGACCCACCCCCAAGCACAAAAAGGAAAACCTGCCAGCCCACCGCCGGCGGGCGCACAATGCCCACGTAGATCACCATCAGCGACAGGATCCACAGCGATCCGATACCCAGGATGCGCCGCCCGGGCGACGCTTGAATGGTGGCGATGACCTCGCCCTTTTTGAAATCCAGTCCTTGCATGCCTCGCCCTTAGCTTGGGGTCATGGGCTGGGCAAGAGGGCTCAGCGGCGGACGATGACCTCTGCGCCGGGCTCCTCGGGCTCATCATCGACCATCTCAGCCGGAAATCCGGGGGCAGTCACATCCAGACCTGTCGCTTCTTCAAGGCGTTTGATGATGTTGGGCGACAGCTCGCGCGGGCCGAACCGGTTGATCGCATCATCGAACAGCGAAATCAGCAGGGGGTTCAGGTCCAGCGGCACCCCGGCCCTGTCCGCAACATCCTGAAACAGGCCAATGTCCTTGGCCACGAGGTCCATCGTGAATGAAATGTCGCGACTGCCGTTCAGGATCACCTGGCTTTCTGTTTCGTGCACAAAGGACGTGCCGGAACTGATCGCCATCGCCTCATATGCCACGGCCAGGTCCATGCCCGCGCCCTTGGCCACTGTCAGCGCCTCAGCACAGCTGACCAGATTTGCGGTGGCAAGGAAGTTCGTCAGCACTTTCAGGACCGATGCGCTGCCCAGGTCACCGGTATGCAACACACGGCGTCCCATGGTGGTCAGCAAGGGCAATATCCGCTCGAACGTGGCACG
The DNA window shown above is from uncultured Tateyamaria sp. and carries:
- a CDS encoding TadE/TadG family type IV pilus assembly protein; its protein translation is MKRLINTLRAFRDEERGSLAVETVLIIPVLFWAYLSMFAIFDAYRQHSINQKAAYTIGDIISRETTPLDGDYMNGTREIVAYLTANLEQNVAVRVTSVKYDANADEYKRDWSEARGWHPALSNKDVNNLRIHLPVMPHNERVMVVETFVKYDPPFATGLQEREIQNFVFTRPRYAPRVLWAVEGATQGP
- a CDS encoding NAD(P)-dependent oxidoreductase, translating into MNIGFIGLGNVGGKLSGSLIRNGHSVAVHDLNADFVAAKVADGARDGESPAALMQSCDAVITCLPSPAASAAVMDEMLPHVGPGKIWMEMSTTDEAEVKRIGAQVIAAGGAAVDCPVSGGCHRADTGNISIFAGCDRATFERILPLLTTMGRRVLHTGDLGSASVLKVLTNFLATANLVSCAEALTVAKGAGMDLAVAYEAMAISSGTSFVHETESQVILNGSRDISFTMDLVAKDIGLFQDVADRAGVPLDLNPLLISLFDDAINRFGPRELSPNIIKRLEEATGLDVTAPGFPAEMVDDEPEEPGAEVIVRR